Part of the Procambarus clarkii isolate CNS0578487 chromosome 20, FALCON_Pclarkii_2.0, whole genome shotgun sequence genome, GTAACCTGAGACACAGTGGTTACTGTAGGCGGCTCATCTCCGCGTTGCATTCCTGGGCATGACGAGACGTCTGGGATTGTTGCCTTACGCCTGATGCCTctgcttacctagcagtaaatagatacttaggagttagtcagctgttgtggGTCGTATCCTGAGCACGGTCAGTCATTGGCATTATGGGGGACCTCATTAGGCCTAACAggctttctgcccccccccccggcgaTGGGAAGCTATTtagtataaatattattattattattgctactGATATTATTGCAAACAAGAAAAACTAATTATTTCAAGTTGCCATCATAGATATAAGAATGCATGAAGGCAAatagggggaccttcgacaagccgccggcttccggtCCTCGTCGAGACCATTAGTgttagtgaccctcaggtaaattcaggtaaattaatATTATGCTTCTCTGATGCAACAGTTGTCATCTCTAAGCATTTCTAAGAACTCCCGAATGCACGAATATAATACAAGACTCAGTACATCCCTCTTTACCCAAGACTTACTGTTGAGCTGGACCTTCCCTTCCAGGGTAGTGATCTGTGCGGTGTGGGCAGTGACCTGAGCACTGCACGTGTTGATCTTCCCCTCCAGCACGGTGTTGAAGGAACTGACTTGAGACTTGCAAGTGTTTATCTCCTCCTGGAGCTCAGTGCTGAGGGAACTGACTTGAGACTTGTAGGTGTTGAGCTCGCCTTGGAGTTCGGTGTTGAGTGAATTGACTTGAGACGTGCTGGTGTTGATTCCCTCCCGGAGTTCAGTGGTGAGGGAACTGACTTGAGACTTGCAAGTGTTGATCTCCTCCTGGAGCGCAATTTGTGTTCTTTTCAGCTCTTCGAACATTTCTTCTAAAGCTTAAAACAGAAAAAGTTTTTGTTTAATACAATGAAAGTGTGACGAATTAAAATATCTCTTTTCTTCTATGATATGGAAATGTAtgacggaaaaaaaaaaaatagaagaaTTTGTTTGATCAAAGATTCTTCAGCAGTTTGCCCTTCAACTTGTAAAGTTACTGTCTCTATAATTCtctctcttaaaaaaaaaacgaaactgAGCTTAAATAATGCGTAACTATGCATTTTATTTTACTTACAAGCTTGGGAATACACAGCAATGTGTTgctaccctattctgtataaaagattacacagtgtagataaacaactagctataagttcatcaaatattcccacctcacaggacggccagtcatacatggaatcaggagagaacatgaaatgttAGGCTGATCTATTAGTCTCCACTAACAAACTCTAGgtagagcacaagaatatcttccaatattcctgagtgtatgaagtaattacagagctcaaagtatctcatacatttggtctgaaatcactgataacagAGCAATCCcagtatagtgttggagagtatgtcctagctcttgttcacatagttcataattggaatgttcaccatttgcGAGGTTCATGCAAAGAACTCAAATTTCGTGACAAAATATACATGAAAGTGGTTCATAAATATTTTGGAGAATGGAGATTATTAAAGAGTTGATATATACGTAAATGGAAGAGAATACTTTTATAAAGCAAGTCTGTATACACAGCACTTCAGGTAACTCTAAAAATTAAATAGTTATGAATTATGATGTATGTACATCTTAATCGAGTGGTGTATCTAATTGACCTTAGGTTCATAACACTGGAAGATATTGATTGTTATGCTATGCTATATATATGCTGTATAGACCTCTAAGCATATTCTaaaggaagcacattatttaTGTTCTATTTTTAATGGTGAGCCTTAGTTTAACAAATGTGAATTATCTCTAAAGAGGCCTACTGCCTAAGTATCTAATATGTAAGAggctggaaaaaataataaaattgaGTTATTTAGATTAAATTCTATGGATCAAAATAATAGACAGTGGCAGATACGTTACTCACACTGATTACGAAATATTAGTTTGATAATTTACTTTGATAAGATATTAGTttgcacagggttataaacccatggaaccgcctacccgccgaagccgtaaatgccaaaactctgttaaatCTACAAATCCAACTGGACaaaaatcatcagggcaaatgggggggacctgtgacaagccgccggcttcctgttatcGTCGAGGCCGCTAATGTTTTATtagccctcgggtaaattcagataAATTCACTAAAATGGTTAAAATGGTCATTTTAACATTAAATTAACAATAATAATTGTTTATTAAAAACCGTGAGTCATACTTAATACAAAGACCTAATTATTGTATTcaaatttaacgagtttattcATAAATGTTAGTACATTTATAGCGTGTTTAGTTTAAAGACATTTATAGAAAATTATTTACTTAGGAGAAAGGCATAATAATAGATAAAATGTAACAATGATAATTACTGTATATAGTGTATACTCAGATTTTTAGATTTAGATCATTAGTTGTTATTATTGATCTACGAGGTTCGTAATCAAAatgaaacaaaataaaacttACTGTTATTGAGGAGTTTTTCTTGTAAGCTCTCGACTAGAGAAGTTAGGGAGCGAATCTGGTCGTTGTAATCACTCACAGCCTCCTGCTGCATATTTTCCAACACCTGTAAACTTGTAGACACATTTTCCAGACCTGAGAAAAACATAAACATTTGTTATCACCATTATATTCTAATTGTGTTATAATAATTATTGATTATTTTGGAATGTCTTTCTTAAAAAAAGTGAGTGATCTTTTTTTCTTTTAAATTACAGTGATCTGTTAATACCAGTCTCAGgaatattaaaataaatcaaaatatttcaattataTAAAACATATCTTGAAAAATTCTAGAAATCGCTACCACGACAAATTGAAATGTAACTGAAccaaaaattaactaaaataattttATTACCAATTTGCTGTTTTGTGAGGCTTTGTTGAAGGAAGATTGACATGCATTGATAAGACAGGAATTAAGACTTAAGCAGACATCCCTGGTAGtttttatatgaattaatatatctTATCAAGGTCTACGATTACCTATAAAATAATGAATTTAATAAACTGACAAAACTGGTGACACAAACAAGTGTAAATCCACAACAAATtctgatttttttcacatttaacAAAACTTGATTATAATATCGTTTGTTAGTCTGTTCGAACCAGTTTCAGCGACTTGACCCATCTCCAAGACAGTTTCACAGcttcacacactactgacagCCTCATGACCCATCTCCAAGACAGTTTAACAGcttcacacactactgacagCCTCATGACCCATCTCCATGACAGTCTCACAGcttcacacactactgacagCCTCATGACCCGTCTCCATGACAGTCTCACAGCTTCACACACTACTGACAACCTCATGACCTATCTCCATGAGTCTCACAGCTTCACACACTACTGACAACCTCATGACCCATCTCCATGACAGTCTCACAGcttcacacactactgacagCCTCATGACCCAACTCCATGACAgtctcacacactactgacagcTTCATGACCCGTCTCCATGACGTCTCACAGcttcacacactactgacagCCTCATGACCCGTCTCCATGACGTCTCACAGcttcacacactactgacagCCTCATGACCCGTCTCCATGACGTCTCACAGCTTCACATGACTTACTGTTGCGTTGGTCCACCTCCATGGTAGTCATTTTCCCAGTAATGTTGTTAACTTGAGACTTGTAGGTGGTGACCTCGTCCTGATAGGCCTCCAATATGCTCCTCAATTCGCCTTTCACATCTTCAAAACCTGAGAGAGATGTAAAAGAGTTTATGTTCTTGTTCTTATGCGTTTATGTTCTTATGAGTTTAgagttcttgcctaatttttcatatccctgtgccaggtaagttaggcggactcaccatagcccgtgctacttggaactttttgttccgagtagctgaatctaaaacaaaacaACACACCTTATCATTCAACTTCCTAGCCTCTAGTAAGGAACATAGTTAGGAATTATTATCTAAAGTGATAAAGTAATGTTTTCAAATTGTCATCTGATACTGGGCTTACCGTCCTCTTTGCTCCCCTTTGACCTAGTGCACTTAAATGTCCAGTATCCCTACCCCTTCAGTTCCCTATTAAGGTGTGTCAATTAGTTTCTTCTCACTAAAACATTAGTGAGCAGCCCTTACCTGATGTGGTTTCATTCTTCAGTTGAGTTATCTGTTCCAGAAGGTCGCTCATAGCACCGTGAAGGACCTCTTTGTCCTGCTGCAGCTGAGCCTCAAGCTTCTCCATGACGACAGGCGCTACTGGAaaaaatacatttatatatatattaaattatatcaTTAGAATGCAGAATGGAGTTGTGgccatgtgtgtgtatttacaacatgcacctgcagaatcgagctattagctcttggtcaCCGCCTTTCTTTCCGATCTATTTTATCCTCTATTATACACTCAACGtgtatttctaacacacacatacCCAAGAAGCAAccggtaacagctgtctaactcccaggtacctatttaccgctaggtgaacatgggcatcaggtagaaagaaactttgcccattagtttctgcctcggctgggaatcgaacccgggcccttaggactacgacccttaaatgctgtccactcaaccgcgTGCGCGTGAGTatatctcatcctgtaactacacctatGTGTAGTTACAGGTGTAGTGTAGTTACTTATAATAAAATTTTTATTGTTCGGGGCCAGCTGCCACGAACAGATATAAACAAGAATGAgggtttacaagaatgtaagaacaccaatgatATGGTGTTCTcaacctaatgtaccttcttgtatataaataaataaataaaatgaaatTTACTTGTAAAATCAAGTCCAATAGCTTCTTTCCACAATCATGTCTTCACGAGAGTGTTatttagctaaatgaactgtgtGATTGTTACAAGTAAGGTCAGTCTTACGGTGTGTTATAGGGTTGTGGTCAAATAATAGAGAAGACGTTTCCTAACCCTCAAGAGTCGTGTATATGGCTAAGTTAAGATGTAATAACTATGGTTAGGCAGAATAGGGGTTAGAGTGGTTTGGGTTAGGAGAGGTAATAGGTTTTAAAATCCAACAGCAAACCGTCTtacttacaacgtaactacaatcccATAATCAAGTTATCGCAGGATAACGTACCCGTAGAGCAGGAGTTTGAAGAGTCTCCCATCATCTTGAGGATAGCAAGTTGATTTACTACCAGCGAGGAACTCACTTCCTCTTGGCTGGCAAATAGCGGGGAGGAGGCATCGACGCCAGGGTGAGACCTCGCCCACAACACCAGcggcaggaagaggaggagaggagacATGATGCGTGTGACTTCCTCCGTGGTCAATACGGTACTGGCGTCATGCAAGGCCGCCGGCTAGTGCTTGTGTCCTCACACATATAcacgcccctccccccccttccacacACAACAATCACGCGTTCACAACACGTTTTgccaatctgtcctcctacaaagaacgtcggatttcggtcgtatgcgttacataaggccaaaaattgtcgttctAGAAAATAGAAGCAACTCGCGaatgtgacgtactgttccgttttctgttttgggtcctctggttagttaggagaggacactttaaattggccgttttcttgacgctgggaaaccttaggaTGACAGGCTGGTTTCGTAACCCGGAAAagttttattattatatttaaaacacacacatgtatgttatACTAGGAGGGATACTAAGCGGTAACCAACATCGTATAATTGTCTctgatccccagtttgctaacttgtaggtagtaactaagtgattgtaacctatccaccgctgcccacttgaTGGGGggtggtgtgcaggacaaacgtaTCAATTGTGACACCAGCTTTCCAAATATGTCagctgcttaatttagaaactgtacttatgGTCGGTCTGGAGCCCTTTGTTGTGACGATgtacattgaattttgtaactagctcatcatcaCTGTGTTCGCTTATTGTGCTAGTTATACTGTTATCACAGAGCAATGTCGCCTCCTTCCTCTAGTGTTTATTCATAAAAGAGCCGTGAAACACAATGTAAGCTACGATAATTGATTAATTGTCATTCGGATAATTATAGACTAATTTACAAACATTACTAATTAAGGAAATTTATGAACCCAGGCTAATTTCTGACTTCTAatttgcagagagagagagagcaaacgtGGGGTTCAGACAGTGTCATCAGgcaagtttattattattattattattattttctaccacagacgtggccacacatttacaatgctaaccagcatatatacatttatatacattttctcctgtcctccatggacagggttagagatctgttaaacatatagttcagtgatttatcgaacaagcaaccacagaaggtgattttagtgtttttaaaatgttaATCTAAACTACAGACATAaaaacacagatttacgtctgtcctacataaacagtgctcGAGGTgtgttttacatagtgtcattaaggtGCGTTTACaatggtgaaatgcaattctgaccagcttccacatgtcctgtatacaaatacacacgccatatacatatatacacatatacctaTACAgatccacatatatatacatacacttaTGTCTCTCATACTTTGACAGTGTAAGATAGTTTCTTTAGAAACTAGTGTGATATTAAactcttaaccactgaaggtgattaagatgcttttacaagctcagattATAGGTGCATACATTGTATAAGagatgtattacatattgtataagtacaatacattgtataacagatgtattacacattgtataagtacaatacattgtataacagatgtattacatagtcaatcttgggtacaagtccaatataccaTCAAATGGAATCCCGGGAAGTGATACAAATATCAAACTATAGGCAGCGTTCGGGACCGCCATTCCGAGAAAGACGGATTTTTCGGAACCCGGTTCGATACCCATCGCTAAGACTCGCCCCCGCCCCCACCACCTCTTCCGCCACCACCACGCTACGTTGAATAAATAAAAACATCCCCAGTAATGTTTTCCGATAAACGTCCCAGGGAATAAATCTGTGGGTACTTTATtaacaggtgagagagagagagagagagagagagagagagagagagagagagagagagagagagagagagagagagagagagagagagagagagagagagagagagagagagagagagagagagggagagagggagagagagagagagagagagagagagagagagagagagagagagagagagagagagagagagagagagagagagagagagaaagagagaaagagaggaggcgGAAAAGAGTGGCTTTGATTAAACTACACCATACTAAAACTACATTCATCACCCACAGGAAAGGGGGAGTAAGCCAATAGATACTC contains:
- the LOC123755396 gene encoding uncharacterized protein isoform X1, translated to MSPLLLFLPLVLWARSHPGVDASSPLFASQEEVSSSLVVNQLAILKMMGDSSNSCSTVAPVVMEKLEAQLQQDKEVLHGAMSDLLEQITQLKNETTSGFEDVKGELRSILEAYQDEVTTYKSQVNNITGKMTTMEVDQRNSLENVSTSLQVLENMQQEAVSDYNDQIRSLTSLVESLQEKLLNNTLEEMFEELKRTQIALQEEINTCKSQVSSLTTELREGINTSTSQVNSLNTELQGELNTYKSQVSSLSTELQEEINTCKSQVSSFNTVLEGKINTCSAQVTAHTAQITTLEGKVQLNSLLTQFTRSNTAPVTCSGDKELTAMSHSICVVTIGNYSDNLSCSWKVTLPPGTKILLKWSYFELEYRLRLSL
- the LOC123755396 gene encoding uncharacterized protein isoform X3, coding for MEKLEAQLQQDKEVLHGAMSDLLEQITQLKNETTSGFEDVKGELRSILEAYQDEVTTYKSQVNNITGKMTTMEVDQRNSLENVSTSLQVLENMQQEAVSDYNDQIRSLTSLVESLQEKLLNNTLEEMFEELKRTQIALQEEINTCKSQVSSLTTELREGINTSTSQVNSLNTELQGELNTYKSQVSSLSTELQEEINTCKSQVSSFNTVLEGKINTCSAQVTAHTAQITTLEGKVQLNSLLTQFTRSNTAPVTCSGDKELTAMSHSICVVTIGNYSDNLSCSWKVTLPPGTKILLKWSYFELEYRLRLSL
- the LOC123755396 gene encoding uncharacterized protein isoform X2 produces the protein MSPLLLFLPLVLWARSHPGVDASSPLFASQEEVSSSLVVNQLAILKMMGDSSNSCSTAPVVMEKLEAQLQQDKEVLHGAMSDLLEQITQLKNETTSGFEDVKGELRSILEAYQDEVTTYKSQVNNITGKMTTMEVDQRNSLENVSTSLQVLENMQQEAVSDYNDQIRSLTSLVESLQEKLLNNTLEEMFEELKRTQIALQEEINTCKSQVSSLTTELREGINTSTSQVNSLNTELQGELNTYKSQVSSLSTELQEEINTCKSQVSSFNTVLEGKINTCSAQVTAHTAQITTLEGKVQLNSLLTQFTRSNTAPVTCSGDKELTAMSHSICVVTIGNYSDNLSCSWKVTLPPGTKILLKWSYFELEYRLRLSL